Within the Iodidimonas sp. SYSU 1G8 genome, the region CACGGGCCCCGCGAGCACCCGCGAGTCGATCAGCAGATGGGCCGGCTTCTTGCGGAAGAAGGTCACCGTACGCGATGCCCGGACCGCCGGCCCCTTGATGAAGCCCCTCGTGCCCTCGACCCCGCTCGGCACATCGACCGCGAGAACCGGGACGCCGCGTGCATTGACCGCATCGACAACCGCCGCCGCCACTCCTTCAATGGGCCGGTCCAGTCCGGCACCGAACAGGGCATCGACCACGAGGCCGGCATTGGCGAGAAGATCGGGTGTCAACGGCTCGATGGGACCGTTCCAACGCGCCGCCATCTCCGCCGCGTCGCCTTTCAACCGCGCCACCTCGCCCAGCAGGCCGAGCCGTACCGTCCAGCCACGTTCGGACAGCAGGCGCGCCACGACGAATCCGTCACCGCCATTGTTGCCCGGTCCACACAGGATCGCGACAGGGCATGGCGCATGGGCGGCGAGGATGACATCCGCGACCGCCCAGCCGGCATTTTCCATCAGGACAAGGCCCGGAGTTCCGGCGGCGATCGCCAGCGCGTCCGCCCGATACATCTGTTCGACAGTGAGAAGCTCGACCCCGTTCATGACGCGACTGTACGGGCCATCCGGTCGGGAGGCCAAGAATTCCGTGACACGACAAAGGGGAAATTGGGGTGGCTGATGGGAATCGAACCCACGACCTCAGGTACCACAAACCCGCGCTCTAACCAACTGAGCTACAGCCACCGCAGCGGCGCAGTACTTACCCGCATTGATCCGGCCATGCAAGATCAGAAGAATGCTTTCATGCGCGCGATCGCCTCATCGAGCACCTCGTCCCGCTTGCAGAAGCAGAACCGGACCAGATGGGTCGGCGGATCGGCGGGATAGAAGGCCCCGACCGGCACGCAGCCAACCCGCGCGCCCGCCACCAGCATGCGCGCGAAGGCGAAATCGTCGCCCTGGTCCCAAAGCCCCCGGAAGTCAGCGGTCACGAAATAGGTCCCCTCCGACGGGAGGACGGCGAAGCCGACTTCCGCGAGTCCGGCGCTCAACCGATCCCTTTTGCGCGCCATCGCCGCGGCCAGTCCGGCGAAATACTCATCGTCCTTTCGCAGGCCGTGGGCCACACCCGCCTGGAGACTCGGCGGCGTGGTGAAGGTGATGAACTGATGCGCCTTGGCGACGGCATCGATCAGCGCGGGTGCCCCGGTGAGGTAGCCGACCTTCCAGCCCGTCAGGGAAAAGGTCTTTCCAGCCGATCCGACCCGAAGCGTCCGCTCGGCCATTCCCGGCAATGTCATCAACGGGATATGGCCGTGGCCGGAGAACACGAGATGCTCATAGACCTCGTCACAAAGCGCGTAGACGTCGTGCTCCTCGAGCAATTCCGCGATCAACGCCAGCTCGGCAGTGCTGAACACCTTTCCCGTCGGATTCATCGGGCTGTTGATGACCAGCAACTTGGTGCGAGGCCCGAATGCGGCGCGCAGCTCGGCCTCCGGCAGCGACCATTCCGGCGGTCGCAGCCGCACCATGCGCGCCGTCGCGCCCGCCAGCCGGACGATCGGCAGATACGAATCGTAGACAGGTTCGATCAATACCACCTCGTCGCCCGGACGCAGGAGGGCCAGCAGACTCGCGGTCAGTGCCTCGGTGGCGCCGGAGGTAATCAGGACCTGACTTTGCCAGTCGACCTCCAGGCCATGGAACCGGCGGCCGTGATCGGCGACCGCCTGACGCAGCGCCGGCAGACCCGTCATCGGCGGATACTGGTTGGGGCCGTCCAGCACGGCGCGCGCCGCCGCCGCCCGCACGTCCTCGGGTCCATCTTCGTCCGGAAACCCCTGCCCCAGATTGATCGCCTGGTGCTCGACAGACAGCGCCGACATCACGGTGAAGATGGTTGTGCCCAAGGCAGCGATGGTTTCGTTGACCTGTTTCATATGCCCGCCCCGCCGGCACTTTCCCTGCCTACATATTGACCATTTTGCCCGAAAAATGTGCAGCCATGGGTCAAGGACGGTCGATTCAGCATGGGGTGGACGCTCCGGAAATGGGAAGTTAGGCTGTGACGCAGAGTTGGCACGTATCGTGCTTGAAGCGACGTACTACGAAAATCCAAATCACTGGGGTTGGACGAACGCGAGCATGAAGAAGATTGAAGCGATCATAAAGCCGTTCAAGCTGGACGAAGTGAAGGAAGCCTTGCACGAGGTTGGCTTGAGCGGCATCACCGTCATCGAGGCCAAGGGCTTCGGGCGGCAGAAGGGCCACACCGAGCTGTATCGCGGCGCCGAGTACGTCGTCGATTTCCTGCCCAAGGTGAAGATCGAGGTCGTCCTGGACGACGCCCTGGTCGAACGGGCCATCGAAGCGATCCAGCAAGCGGCCCAGACCGGCCGCATCGGAGATGGCAAGATTTTCGTCTCCAACGTGGAGGAAGCCATCCGCATCCGCACCGGCGAGACCGGCGTCGACGCCATCTAACCTACCAGCCAACAAACACGAATCGGGAACGAGAGGAATATCCATGAGTGACGTGAACGCCCTGCTCAAGCGGATCAAGGACGAAGAGATCGAATATGTCGATCTGCGCTTCACCGACCCGCGCAGCAAATGGCACCATCTTTCCATGCACAAGGACGTCGTCGACGAGGACATGTTCGTCGAAGGCGTGATGTTCGACGGTTCCTCCATCGCCGGCTGGAAGGCGATCAACGAGTCGGACATGGTCCTGATGCCGGACGTGTCGAGCGCCGTCATCGACCCCTTCTCGGCCACCAAGCAGCTGATCGTGATCTGCGACATCCTGGAGCCGGGCAGCCATGAAGCCTATGGCCGCGACCCGCGCGGGACCGCCAAGGCGGCGCTCAACTACCTGAATTCGACCGGCATCGGCGACGCCGCCTATTTCGGCCCCGAGCCCGAATTCTTCATGTTCGACAACGTCCAGATGGACGTCGGCTACAACACGGCGTTCTACAAGTTCGACGACGTGGAAAGCCCGCACATGGCCGGCGCCGCCATCGAAGGCGGCAACATGGGTCATCGCCCGCGCATCAAGGGCGGCTACTTCCCCGCCAGCCCGGTCGATTCGGGCCATGACATCCGCGCCGAAATGCTCGGCACCATGCGCGCCATGGGCGTGCCGATCGAAAAGCACCACCACGAAGTGGCCACCTCGCAGCACGAACTGGGCATGAAGTTCGGCACTCTGGTGACCGCCGCCGACGCGGTGCAGATCTACAAGTATGTCTGCTCGAACGTCGCCCACGCCTATGGCAAGACCGTTACCTTCATGCCGAAGCCGGTCGCGCTGGACAACGGCTCGGGCATGCATGTGCATCAGTCGATCTGGAAGGGCGGCAAGCCGCTGTTCGCCGGTAATGGCTACGCTGACCTGTCGGAAGAGTGCCTGTACTACATCGGCGGCATCATCAAGCATGCCAAGGCGATCAACGCCTTCACCAACGGCACGACCAACAGCTACAAGCGTCTCGTCCCGGGTTATGAAGCCCCCGTGCTGCTGGCCTATTCGGCCCGCAACCGGTCGGCTTCGTGCCGCATCCCGTACTCGCCGAGCCCCAAGGGCAAGCGCGTCGAGATCCGCTTCCCCGATCCGGCCTCAAACCCCTATCTGGGTTTCGCCGCCATGATGATGGCCGGCCTCGACGGTATCGAGAACAAGATCCATCCGGGCGAGCCGATGGACAAGGATCTGTACCACCTGCCGCCGGAAGAACTGGCAGCCGTCCCCACCGTGTGCGGCAGCCTGCGCCAGGCCTGCGAGGCGCTGGACTCCGACCGCGACTTCCTCAAGAAGGGCGGCGTGTTCAACGACGACCAGATCAACGGCTATCTGGAACTGAAGATGGAAGAAGCGCTGGCGTGGGAAACCGCTCCGCACCCCATCGAATATATGATGTACTATTCCGCCTGACGCGAAGAGGCGGGCACCCCGCCCGCTTCACCTCTACACGGAAAGCCCCGGTTCGCCGGGGCTTTCTCTGTTTAACCCGGCGCACGCGCTGGGCCGCCCTGTACCCTGATGTCGTGTAACACCATATATCGGGTGCCTCTGCCGCTCTGCATACACTATACTGCGGCGCTCCTGATTCACGGTCCGTTCCCAAGGAAACAATGAGCACCAAGCCCGACGACGATCTCTTCGCCTCCAGCGCCGCCACCAGCGACTACTCGGCCAAGGATATCGAAGTCCTCGAAGGGCTGGAGCCGGTGCGGCGCCGGCCAGGCATGTACATTGGCGGCACCGACGAAAAGGCCTTTCACCATCTGGCCGCCGAGGTGCTCGACAACTCCATGGACGAGGCCGTGGCGGGTCATGCCTCGCGGATCGAGATCACCCTCTCCGAGGACGGCAGCCTGACCATTCGCGACAATGGGCGCGGCATCCCGGTCGATGCCCATCCCAAGTTCAAGAATGTCTCTGCGCTCGAAGTGATCCTGACCACATTGCATTCGGGCGGAAAGTTCGAGGGCAAGGCTTATGAAACGTCGGGCGGCCTGCACGGCGTCGGCATTTCCGTCGTCAACGCTCTCTCCGAATGGCTCCTGGTCGAGGTCGCGCGCGACAAAACCCTGTGGCGTCAGACCTACTCCCGCGGCAAGCCGACATCCAGGCTGGACAATATGGGGCCGGTGCACAACCGGCGCGGCACGACCATCGGTTTCCTGCCGGATTCGCAGATCTTCGGCGACGCTCTGGCGTTCAAGCCCTCTCGGCTTTACCGCCTCGCCCGCTCCAAGGCCTACCTGTTCAGGGGCGTCGAAATTCGCTGGAGCTGCGCGGCGTCGCTGCTGAAGGGAGACGACAAGACTCCCGAAGCCGATACCATCCATTTTCCCAACGGCCTGCTCGACTTCCTCAACCAGGAGATCGAGGGCGCCGATCTGGTGACGCCGACCCCCTTCGCCGGCACCGGCGAACTGGACGGCGGCGGCAAGGTGGAATGGGCCATCGCCTGGCCGACGGACCGGGACGGTTTCTTCAATTCCTATTGCAACACCATTCCGACCGTCGAGGGCGGCACCCATGAATCCGGCCTGCGCAACGCGCTGGTGAAGGGTCTTAAGGGCTACGCCGAACTGGCCGGCAACCGCAAGGCGGGCCAGATCACGGCCGAGGACGTGCTCGCCAATATCGCCGCGACCCTCTCGGTCTTCATCCGCGAGCCGCTGTTCCAGGGCCAGACCAAGGAACGCCTGTCGAGCCCCGAGGCCACGCGTCTCGTGGAAGCTGCGGTGCGCGACCATTTCGATCACTGGCTGTCAGGCGCGCCCCAGGTCGCCGACACCTTGCTCGCCTACGTGCTGCTGCGCGCCGACGAGCGGATCCGGCGCAAGCAGGAAAAGGAAACCGGCCGCAAGAGCGCCACGCGCAAGCTTCGCCTGCCAGGCAAGCTCACCGATTGCTCCAATGCGGGCACGGCCGGCACCGAGCTCTACATCGTCGAAGGCGACTCGGCTGGCGGCTCGGCCAAGATGGCCCGCGACCGCGCCAACCAGGCCGTGCTGCCGCTGCGGGGCAAGATTCTCAACGTGGCGAGCGCCGGACAGGACAAGACCGCGGCCAACCAGGAACTCAAGGACCTGCTGCAGGCGCTTGGCTGCGGTACCGACAGCCACTACCGCGAGGCAGATCTGCGCTACGACAAGGTCATCATCATGACCGACGCCGACGTGGACGGCGCCCATATCGCGACCCTGCTGATGACCTTCTTCTATCGCTCCATGCCGCAGATGATCCGGGAGGGCCATCTTTATCTCGCCCAGCCGCCGCTCTACCGGCTGACCCACAAGGGAACCACGGTCTATGCCCAGACCGACGCCGAGAAGGACCGGCTGGTGCGCGAAGTATTCAAGGGTAGCGACAAGGTGGATGTCGGGCGCTTCAAGGGTCTGGGAGAAATGCGGCCGGATCAGCTCAAATCCACCACAATGGATCCCAAGACCCGGACGCTGTTGCGGGTGAAGATTCCCGAAGGCTACATCGAACGGGAAGAAACTTCTGATCTGGTGGAACGCCTGATGGGCAAACGACCCGAGCTGAGGTTCGAATTCATTCAGAAATTCGCCTCTACTGTCAGCGATATTGACGTATAAACAAGGTGTGCGCGCGTGAATACGGCGTTGACTTCGCAGGCAAACCGCCTATGTTGCGACGCGTGATAATGCACAACTGGCTCGGCCGACGAATCGCCCACATCGACGAGACTTTATGGACACGTGGGCTCGCGTGTCGTGGGTGAACGGTATATCTGACGTGAACTTCGAATATCTAGGATTGGCCCCGGAAACCCTGCGGGCTGTTGAAGAAGCTGGCTACACGACGCCAACGCCGATCCAGGCGCAGGCGATCCCTGTCGTATTGCAAGGGCGCGACGTTCTCGGCATCGCCCAAACCGGCACCGGCAAGACCGCCAGCTTCACCCTGCCGATGATCGACATTCTGTCGCAAGGCCGCGCCCGGGCACGCATGCCGCGCTCGCTCATCCTCGAGCCGACCCGCGAACTCGCGGCCCAGGTCGCCGAGAATTTCGAGATCTACGGCAAGTATCACAAGCTCAACATGGCGCTGCTGATCGGCGGCGTGAGCTTTGACGATCAGGAGCGCAAGCTCGACCGCGGCGTCGACGTGCTGATCGCGACCCCGGGCCGGCTGCTCGACCATTTCGGTCGCGGCAAGCTGATGATGAACGGCGTCGACATCCTGGTGATCGACGAAGCCGACCGGATGCTGGACATGGGGTTCATTCCCGACGTCGAGCGTATCTGCTCGCTGATCACCAAGAAGCACCAGACCCTGTTCTTCTCGGCGACCATGCCGCGCGAGATTCAGAATCTGGTGTCCAAGTTCCTGACCGATCCCAAGCGGATCGAGGTCGCGCCGCCCTCCTCCACCGGCGCCAATATCGAACAGTTCCTCGTGCCGCTGAACACCAGCGAGGCGGGCGCCAAGCGCGCCAAGCTCCGCGACCTGCTGCGCGGCGAGGACGTCAAGAACGCCATCGTCTTCTGCAACCGCAAGCGCGACGTCGACGTCGTCTACCGGTCGCTCAAGAAGCACGGCTTCAACGCCGCCGCGCTGCATGGTGATCTGGACCAGGGCTCGCGCATGGAAGTACTGGAAAGCTTCAAGTCCGGTTCCGTGCAGCTGCTGGTCGCGAGCGATGTCGCCGCGCGCGGTCTCGATATTCCTTCCATGTCGCACGTGTTCAATTACGACGTGCCGTCCCATGCCGAGGACTACATCCACCGCATCGGCCGTACCGGACGTGCCGGTCGCAGCGGCCGCACCTTCATGCTCTCCACACCAGCGGATGCGAAGTGGCTGCGCAATGTCCAGAGCCTGATCGGCAAGCCGATCGGCATTCTGGGCAACGACACCGCCACCGCCATCGTCAACGACGCCGCACCGGACGCGGAAAAGTTTCGCGCCGAGGCCGGTGACGAGAAACGCGGCAAGCGCCGCCGCCGTCGCGGCAAGGGTGACCGCGGCACCGCCGCCGCCGCGCCTGAAATCGCAGAGGCTCCCATCGAACAACCCGAGACCATCGAGCAGCAACCCGTGCAACAACAGGCCACCCGCATGGACGAGACGCGGCGTAACAAGGACCAGCATCGCGGTGATGACCGTCGGCGCGACGACCGCCGCCCCGATCGCGATCGTCGCCAGAGCCGCGACGGCCGCGGCGAGCGCCGTTATCGCGAGGATGATTTCGAGCCCGTGCTCGGCCTGGGCGACCATGTGCCCGAGTTCCTGCTCCGTACCTTCACCATCGCGCCGATCGGCCTGGATGAAGACGAGGAAGAAACGGATTTCCTCGATGCCGATGGCGATGCCGATGATGGCCTGGTGCCCGAAGTCGTGGAGGCCATCGCCAGGGCGGAACCGGACGCAGCAGCGCCTGATGCCGCCCCTGCCCCGACCGCCAAGCCCAAGCGCAAGCGTAAGCGCAAGTCGGGCAAACCCGCCGCTGCCGCCGTGGATGTTTCCATCGAGATCGACGCCCTCACGGACGCCGCCGCGCCTCAGCTGATCGTCGAAACGGCCGCACCGGAGCCCGTCAGCGCGCCCGAACCGATTATGGAAACCGCGCCGTTGGTGGAAGCCGAGCCGGTCGCCGAAGCCGGGCCAGCCGCCGAAATTGAGCCGGCCGAAGCCAAGCCCAAGCGCGCCCGCAAGCCCGCCGCCAGGAAAGCCAAACCGGCGGAACCCGCGCCGGTCGTCGCGGCGGACCCACAAGTGGATGCGGAGAAACCTGCCGCCAAGCCGAAGCGCACGCGTAAGCCTGCGGTAAAGGCGGACGCCGCCATCCCAGAGACGTCCGCGGCCGACACGGCGCCAGCCGAAGC harbors:
- a CDS encoding P-II family nitrogen regulator — protein: MKKIEAIIKPFKLDEVKEALHEVGLSGITVIEAKGFGRQKGHTELYRGAEYVVDFLPKVKIEVVLDDALVERAIEAIQQAAQTGRIGDGKIFVSNVEEAIRIRTGETGVDAI
- the glnA gene encoding type I glutamate--ammonia ligase → MSDVNALLKRIKDEEIEYVDLRFTDPRSKWHHLSMHKDVVDEDMFVEGVMFDGSSIAGWKAINESDMVLMPDVSSAVIDPFSATKQLIVICDILEPGSHEAYGRDPRGTAKAALNYLNSTGIGDAAYFGPEPEFFMFDNVQMDVGYNTAFYKFDDVESPHMAGAAIEGGNMGHRPRIKGGYFPASPVDSGHDIRAEMLGTMRAMGVPIEKHHHEVATSQHELGMKFGTLVTAADAVQIYKYVCSNVAHAYGKTVTFMPKPVALDNGSGMHVHQSIWKGGKPLFAGNGYADLSEECLYYIGGIIKHAKAINAFTNGTTNSYKRLVPGYEAPVLLAYSARNRSASCRIPYSPSPKGKRVEIRFPDPASNPYLGFAAMMMAGLDGIENKIHPGEPMDKDLYHLPPEELAAVPTVCGSLRQACEALDSDRDFLKKGGVFNDDQINGYLELKMEEALAWETAPHPIEYMMYYSA
- the parE gene encoding DNA topoisomerase IV subunit B, translated to MSTKPDDDLFASSAATSDYSAKDIEVLEGLEPVRRRPGMYIGGTDEKAFHHLAAEVLDNSMDEAVAGHASRIEITLSEDGSLTIRDNGRGIPVDAHPKFKNVSALEVILTTLHSGGKFEGKAYETSGGLHGVGISVVNALSEWLLVEVARDKTLWRQTYSRGKPTSRLDNMGPVHNRRGTTIGFLPDSQIFGDALAFKPSRLYRLARSKAYLFRGVEIRWSCAASLLKGDDKTPEADTIHFPNGLLDFLNQEIEGADLVTPTPFAGTGELDGGGKVEWAIAWPTDRDGFFNSYCNTIPTVEGGTHESGLRNALVKGLKGYAELAGNRKAGQITAEDVLANIAATLSVFIREPLFQGQTKERLSSPEATRLVEAAVRDHFDHWLSGAPQVADTLLAYVLLRADERIRRKQEKETGRKSATRKLRLPGKLTDCSNAGTAGTELYIVEGDSAGGSAKMARDRANQAVLPLRGKILNVASAGQDKTAANQELKDLLQALGCGTDSHYREADLRYDKVIIMTDADVDGAHIATLLMTFFYRSMPQMIREGHLYLAQPPLYRLTHKGTTVYAQTDAEKDRLVREVFKGSDKVDVGRFKGLGEMRPDQLKSTTMDPKTRTLLRVKIPEGYIEREETSDLVERLMGKRPELRFEFIQKFASTVSDIDV
- a CDS encoding aminotransferase encodes the protein MKQVNETIAALGTTIFTVMSALSVEHQAINLGQGFPDEDGPEDVRAAAARAVLDGPNQYPPMTGLPALRQAVADHGRRFHGLEVDWQSQVLITSGATEALTASLLALLRPGDEVVLIEPVYDSYLPIVRLAGATARMVRLRPPEWSLPEAELRAAFGPRTKLLVINSPMNPTGKVFSTAELALIAELLEEHDVYALCDEVYEHLVFSGHGHIPLMTLPGMAERTLRVGSAGKTFSLTGWKVGYLTGAPALIDAVAKAHQFITFTTPPSLQAGVAHGLRKDDEYFAGLAAAMARKRDRLSAGLAEVGFAVLPSEGTYFVTADFRGLWDQGDDFAFARMLVAGARVGCVPVGAFYPADPPTHLVRFCFCKRDEVLDEAIARMKAFF
- a CDS encoding DEAD/DEAH box helicase, whose protein sequence is MNFEYLGLAPETLRAVEEAGYTTPTPIQAQAIPVVLQGRDVLGIAQTGTGKTASFTLPMIDILSQGRARARMPRSLILEPTRELAAQVAENFEIYGKYHKLNMALLIGGVSFDDQERKLDRGVDVLIATPGRLLDHFGRGKLMMNGVDILVIDEADRMLDMGFIPDVERICSLITKKHQTLFFSATMPREIQNLVSKFLTDPKRIEVAPPSSTGANIEQFLVPLNTSEAGAKRAKLRDLLRGEDVKNAIVFCNRKRDVDVVYRSLKKHGFNAAALHGDLDQGSRMEVLESFKSGSVQLLVASDVAARGLDIPSMSHVFNYDVPSHAEDYIHRIGRTGRAGRSGRTFMLSTPADAKWLRNVQSLIGKPIGILGNDTATAIVNDAAPDAEKFRAEAGDEKRGKRRRRRGKGDRGTAAAAPEIAEAPIEQPETIEQQPVQQQATRMDETRRNKDQHRGDDRRRDDRRPDRDRRQSRDGRGERRYREDDFEPVLGLGDHVPEFLLRTFTIAPIGLDEDEEETDFLDADGDADDGLVPEVVEAIARAEPDAAAPDAAPAPTAKPKRKRKRKSGKPAAAAVDVSIEIDALTDAAAPQLIVETAAPEPVSAPEPIMETAPLVEAEPVAEAGPAAEIEPAEAKPKRARKPAARKAKPAEPAPVVAADPQVDAEKPAAKPKRTRKPAVKADAAIPETSAADTAPAEAEAPAKPKRVRKPAAKKAAPAEAAPEANAADAVAEAKPKAKRKAPAKPRAPRKSPADAS